From Saccharomyces paradoxus chromosome III, complete sequence, a single genomic window includes:
- the RIM1 gene encoding Rim1p (Plasma membrane H+-pantothenate symporter~similar to YCR028C), which produces MFLRTQARFLHATTKKMDFSKMSIVGRIGSEFTEHTSANNNRYLKYSIASQPRRDGQTNWYNITVFNEPQINFLTEYVRKGALVYVEADAANYVFERDDGSKGTTLSLVQKDINLLKNGKKIEDAEGQENAASSE; this is translated from the exons ATGTTTTTACGTACTCAAGCTCGTTTCTTACATGCTACTACCAAGAAGATGGACTTCTCCAAAATGTCCATCGTCGGCCGCATTGGCTCCGAATTCACTGAACATACTTCCGCTAACAACAATCgttatttgaaatatagTATCGCTTCGCAACCAAGAAGGGACGGCCAAACCAATTGGTACAACATCACTGTGTTCAATGAACCtcaaatcaattttttgacgGAATATGTTAGAAAAGG CGCTTTGGTATATGTTGAAGCTGACGCTGCTAACTATGTCTTCGAAAGGGACGACGGTTCCAAGGGTACTACTTTGAGTTTAGTTCAAAAGGACATTAATTTATTAAAGAATgggaagaaaatagaagaTGCTGAGGGTCAAGAAAATGCTGCTTCTTCAGAATGA